In Oscillospiraceae bacterium, the genomic window GATGATTGCCGTCACCAATATCGTAAGCGCTGTCGTGACGAATATACGCCTCAGAAACCGTGAGTTTGCCCTGCTCAGGGGCATTGGCATGTCGAGGAAGAACCTATCGAAAATGCTGCGCTGCGAATGCCTTCTCTCATCCGGCCGCGCGCTGCTGTTTGGGCTGCCGCTCGGTTCGGTCGTTTGTTGTATCCTTTATTCCGGCTTCACGCGGTCGGGGGAGATGACTTTCACGTATCCGTGGCTCGCCGCTGTGATCAGCGTGGTCGGCGTACTGGCCATAGTATTTACCGCGACCAATATCGCCGAGGGTCAAATCGGCAAGTTGAGCGTTATTGAGGCGCTCAGAGAATAAATTTGGGGAGGCTTAACCGGTATCTCATGAGTCAAACCCAGCAAAGCAATCAAGTGCCCTCTACTTTTGCCTTGTCTTGCTTCTGTAAACGCCAAGGGTATACAAAAACAGCCCCAAAATTTCCTACAATATGGAAAATAAGATTGACTTCTGTGGGTTGCTATCATATAATACTCTCTGTTATTGGGGAATGTAGAAGCCCTGTAATATAAAAACGGCACTGTCCGGCGCCGTTAAGGAGGAGATTGTATGAGGAGAAAAGAGAACATTTGGAAGCGGCTCGCTGCGCTGTGTTTGATGGTGGTGGTCCTGTCGGCTTCCACATTTGCGGCGCCGCTGCAGGTGG contains:
- a CDS encoding ABC transporter permease: MIAVTNIVSAVVTNIRLRNREFALLRGIGMSRKNLSKMLRCECLLSSGRALLFGLPLGSVVCCILYSGFTRSGEMTFTYPWLAAVISVVGVLAIVFTATNIAEGQIGKLSVIEALRE